The Geobacter sp. AOG2 genome includes a window with the following:
- a CDS encoding type III pantothenate kinase, protein MLLVIDVGNSNIVLGIYEGAQLVRNWRLSTDKSRTSDEYAVLLHSLFDQAGLGFHAVTAAIISSVVPPLTGVMEAIARDFFNLTPFVVGPGIKSGMPIQYDNPREVGADRIVNAVAGYEKHKGPLVIVDFGTATTFDYVNAKGEYCGGAIAPGLAISLEALFQRASKLPRVDIAKPPNIIAKNTVSSMQAGIFFGYVGLVDGIVEHMRQESKERFRVIATGGLASLIAPESKTIDEVDEFLTLEGLRILYERNR, encoded by the coding sequence ATGCTTCTGGTGATCGACGTCGGTAACAGCAATATCGTTCTAGGGATCTACGAAGGGGCACAACTTGTTCGCAACTGGCGCCTCTCCACGGACAAATCGCGCACGTCCGACGAATATGCGGTCCTTTTGCATAGCCTCTTCGACCAGGCCGGTCTCGGGTTCCACGCCGTCACCGCCGCCATCATCTCCTCGGTGGTCCCCCCGCTCACCGGCGTGATGGAGGCCATTGCCCGGGATTTTTTCAACCTGACCCCCTTCGTGGTCGGCCCGGGGATCAAAAGCGGCATGCCGATCCAGTACGACAACCCGCGTGAGGTGGGTGCCGACCGTATCGTCAACGCCGTGGCGGGATACGAAAAACACAAAGGTCCCCTGGTCATTGTGGATTTCGGCACCGCCACCACCTTTGACTATGTCAACGCCAAGGGGGAGTACTGCGGGGGGGCCATTGCCCCCGGCTTGGCCATTTCCCTGGAAGCCCTCTTCCAGAGGGCCAGCAAACTCCCTCGCGTCGACATCGCCAAACCGCCAAATATTATTGCAAAAAACACTGTCAGCTCCATGCAGGCCGGCATCTTCTTCGGCTATGTGGGGCTGGTGGACGGGATCGTGGAACATATGCGCCAGGAATCGAAGGAGAGATTCCGGGTAATCGCCACCGGAGGGCTTGCCTCCCTGATCGCCCCCGAATCCAAGACCATTGACGAGGTGGACGAATTTCTTACCCTGGAGGGATTGAGAATACTGTACGAACGCAATCGCTGA
- the fusA gene encoding elongation factor G translates to MGQYDTSKLRNLGIIAHGGAGKTSLSEAILFNAGMIDRLGRVDDGTSTMDFEPEEIKRKISITSSLDHCEWNGHSIHIVDTPGYGNFIADTRACMRTLDCAVVILSAISGVKAQTEEIWGWANEFEIPRIAFVNKMDRERANFLRAIDDMEKALGARGVPIQMPIGAEDKFAGIIDLIHMKACFYPKDGSGTCTEGEIPSEHMEEAARLREHMVEVVAEAYDALTEKYLDSGELTVEEIIDGLRVGTMRNTFTAVLCGSAVQNIGVRQLLDAICSYLPSPLDRTKAVGTDPKSGEMIERGPDEKEPFSALVFKTTSDPFTGKITIFRIYSGVLNSDSTVFNSTKGIEERIGQIYELEGKKQHPIKQAVAGDIVAVAKLKETVTGDTLCDAAKPIVYEPARQLQPVISYAIAPKTKADEDKIHSALHRMIEEEPTLESHRDPQTKEFIISGMGQVHLEVIVEKMKRKFGVEVLLKTPKVPYLETIRASTKVQGKYKKQSGGRGQYGDCWIEMSPTGRGEGYQFEDKIVGGVIPRQYIPAVDKGIQEASVEGFLAGYPVVDFKVALYDGSFHTVDSSEMAFKVAGSMAFKKAMELCKPVLLEPIVNMKVTVPDESMGDVIGDLNSRRGKVVGVEPKANSQIIRAIVPMSEVLAYSNDLKSMTSDRGLFSMEFSHYEELPTHLSQKVIAESQAVKKE, encoded by the coding sequence ATGGGACAGTACGACACGAGCAAACTTCGCAATCTGGGTATCATCGCGCACGGAGGGGCGGGCAAGACCTCGCTGTCCGAGGCGATTCTGTTCAACGCCGGCATGATCGACCGCCTGGGGCGGGTTGACGACGGCACCTCCACCATGGATTTTGAGCCTGAGGAGATCAAGCGCAAGATATCCATCACCTCGTCCCTGGACCATTGCGAATGGAACGGCCACTCAATCCACATTGTGGACACCCCCGGCTACGGCAACTTCATCGCCGACACACGTGCCTGCATGCGCACCTTGGATTGTGCCGTCGTCATACTGTCCGCTATCTCCGGCGTCAAGGCCCAGACCGAGGAGATCTGGGGGTGGGCCAACGAGTTCGAGATTCCCCGCATCGCCTTTGTCAACAAGATGGACCGGGAACGGGCCAATTTCCTGCGGGCCATCGACGACATGGAGAAAGCACTAGGGGCGCGGGGCGTGCCGATCCAGATGCCCATCGGCGCCGAAGACAAGTTTGCGGGAATCATCGACCTGATCCACATGAAGGCCTGTTTCTACCCCAAGGATGGCTCAGGGACCTGCACCGAGGGAGAGATACCGTCCGAGCACATGGAGGAGGCCGCGCGTCTGCGCGAACACATGGTGGAGGTCGTGGCCGAGGCCTACGACGCCCTGACCGAGAAATATCTGGACAGCGGCGAACTGACCGTGGAGGAGATCATAGACGGCCTGCGGGTCGGAACTATGCGCAACACTTTTACGGCCGTCCTGTGCGGGTCAGCCGTGCAGAACATCGGCGTCAGACAACTCCTTGACGCCATCTGCAGCTACCTGCCCTCGCCCCTCGACCGGACCAAGGCGGTCGGAACCGATCCGAAAAGCGGCGAGATGATCGAGCGCGGCCCGGATGAGAAGGAACCGTTCTCGGCCCTGGTGTTCAAGACCACGTCCGATCCCTTCACGGGAAAGATAACCATATTCAGGATCTACTCGGGGGTGTTGAACTCCGACTCCACGGTTTTCAATTCCACCAAGGGTATTGAAGAGCGCATCGGTCAGATCTACGAGTTGGAGGGGAAGAAGCAGCACCCGATCAAACAGGCGGTCGCCGGTGATATCGTGGCCGTAGCCAAGCTCAAGGAGACTGTGACCGGGGACACCCTGTGCGATGCCGCCAAACCGATCGTGTATGAGCCGGCCCGGCAGCTCCAACCGGTGATATCCTACGCCATTGCACCCAAGACCAAGGCCGACGAGGACAAGATCCACAGCGCTCTGCATCGCATGATAGAGGAAGAGCCGACCCTTGAGTCGCACCGTGACCCGCAGACCAAGGAATTCATCATTTCCGGCATGGGCCAGGTTCACCTGGAGGTGATCGTCGAAAAGATGAAGCGCAAATTCGGCGTAGAGGTCCTGCTTAAGACCCCCAAGGTCCCGTACCTGGAGACGATCCGTGCCTCCACCAAGGTCCAGGGTAAATACAAGAAGCAGTCGGGCGGCCGGGGCCAGTACGGCGATTGCTGGATTGAGATGTCGCCCACCGGCCGGGGCGAGGGATATCAGTTCGAGGACAAGATTGTTGGTGGCGTCATCCCGCGACAGTATATTCCGGCCGTGGACAAGGGCATTCAGGAGGCCTCGGTGGAAGGTTTTCTGGCTGGTTACCCGGTGGTGGACTTCAAGGTCGCGCTCTACGACGGCTCCTTCCACACGGTTGACTCCTCGGAAATGGCCTTCAAAGTAGCCGGGTCCATGGCGTTCAAGAAGGCAATGGAACTGTGCAAGCCGGTGCTTCTGGAACCGATCGTGAACATGAAGGTGACCGTACCGGACGAAAGCATGGGCGATGTGATCGGCGACCTGAACTCCCGCCGCGGTAAGGTGGTAGGGGTCGAGCCGAAGGCCAACTCCCAGATTATTCGCGCCATCGTGCCCATGTCCGAGGTGCTGGCCTATTCCAACGACCTCAAGTCGATGACCAGCGATCGCGGCCTGTTCAGCATGGAATTCTCCCATTACGAGGAGCTGCCGACCCATCTGTCCCAAAAGGTGATTGCCGAATCACAGGCCGTCAAGAAGGAGTAA
- a CDS encoding diguanylate cyclase domain-containing protein, which translates to MLPPIRISLVSSDAQLTSQLQLRLQSRGHQATAMSYIDGVLGAFYSDPPDLLIVDLFADGNAGMTIVTALRSDSFFSTIPIIGLVSPADYDLFPWETYPLDDVLFLPINFSELFCRIALSFSRINRIFDNNPLTRLPGNTSIQRAIEDAMGKPLAVCHVDINHFKPYNDAFGFSHGDEVLRMLSRIMFNAVRDAGGGFCGHIGGDDFVFIASLAQVEPVCQTIIDHFDQIVLDLFDEATKRQGYYNGTNRKGEAEKIPLLSIAIAAVPMNSDKIRHVAKVAEMAAELKKQAKETEGSHFVVDQRKG; encoded by the coding sequence ATGCTGCCCCCAATTAGAATATCCCTCGTCTCCTCCGACGCGCAACTCACCTCGCAGTTGCAATTGCGCCTGCAAAGCAGAGGGCACCAGGCGACCGCCATGTCGTACATAGACGGCGTGCTGGGCGCATTCTATTCCGACCCACCCGATCTCCTGATTGTTGACCTCTTTGCGGACGGAAATGCCGGTATGACGATCGTCACGGCCCTGCGGAGCGACAGCTTTTTCAGTACCATTCCTATCATCGGCCTTGTCTCACCGGCGGATTACGACTTATTCCCCTGGGAGACCTATCCCTTGGACGACGTTTTGTTCCTGCCGATCAATTTCAGCGAACTCTTCTGTCGCATTGCGCTCTCCTTCTCGCGCATCAATCGTATCTTCGACAACAATCCCCTGACGCGCCTTCCCGGAAACACCTCCATCCAGCGGGCCATCGAGGACGCCATGGGCAAGCCGCTGGCGGTCTGCCATGTGGATATTAATCATTTCAAGCCATATAACGATGCCTTCGGCTTTTCCCATGGGGACGAGGTGCTCCGGATGCTGTCCCGTATCATGTTCAATGCCGTACGCGATGCCGGGGGCGGTTTCTGCGGACATATCGGCGGCGACGATTTTGTATTCATCGCCTCTCTGGCGCAGGTGGAACCGGTGTGTCAGACCATTATCGACCATTTCGACCAGATCGTCCTGGACCTGTTTGACGAGGCCACCAAAAGACAAGGGTATTACAACGGCACCAATCGCAAAGGCGAGGCTGAGAAGATCCCCCTGCTCTCCATCGCCATCGCCGCCGTGCCCATGAACTCGGACAAGATCCGACACGTGGCCAAGGTCGCCGAAATGGCCGCCGAGCTCAAGAAGCAGGCAAAGGAGACAGAGGGAAGCCACTTCGTGGTGGACCAGCGCAAGGGCTGA
- the nadC gene encoding carboxylating nicotinate-nucleotide diphosphorylase → MLSLDNLIEQALLEDIHTGDITTQALIPTASRASARLIAKEELTLAGLFVAEKVFKRLNPGIEFISRHSEGAKVAKGTVIATVHGTTAELLMGERVALNLLQRLSGIATLTSRYVAAVAGTGARIVDTRKTTPGLRELEKYAVRVGGGINHRTGLYDGILIKENHIAATGGVGEAIKRARDYIPHTLKIEVETETLAQVDEALAGGADIIMLDNMSLADMRSAVTAIDGRALVEASGGVNLETVRAIAETGVNIISVGALTHSARAMDISMLLD, encoded by the coding sequence ATGCTCTCACTCGACAATCTCATAGAACAAGCCCTACTTGAAGACATCCATACCGGTGATATCACGACCCAGGCACTGATCCCCACCGCCAGCCGGGCTTCGGCCCGCCTTATCGCCAAGGAAGAACTGACCCTGGCCGGGTTGTTCGTCGCCGAAAAGGTTTTCAAACGCCTCAATCCCGGCATCGAGTTCATTTCCAGACACTCGGAAGGGGCCAAGGTCGCCAAGGGAACCGTCATCGCCACGGTACACGGCACCACAGCCGAACTTCTGATGGGTGAACGGGTGGCCCTTAACCTGCTTCAACGACTGAGCGGCATCGCCACCCTCACCTCCCGCTACGTGGCGGCGGTGGCCGGAACCGGGGCACGCATCGTGGACACGCGTAAAACAACCCCCGGCCTGCGGGAATTGGAAAAGTACGCCGTGCGTGTCGGCGGCGGCATCAACCACCGAACCGGTCTCTACGACGGTATCCTGATAAAGGAAAACCACATTGCCGCCACCGGCGGCGTCGGAGAGGCGATCAAACGGGCTCGCGACTATATTCCCCACACCTTGAAGATCGAGGTCGAAACCGAAACCCTGGCCCAGGTTGACGAGGCGCTGGCGGGCGGCGCCGACATTATCATGCTGGACAACATGAGCCTGGCAGACATGCGTTCCGCTGTAACGGCCATTGACGGCCGCGCGCTGGTCGAGGCATCCGGCGGGGTCAACCTGGAGACGGTACGTGCCATTGCCGAGACCGGCGTGAATATCATCTCCGTCGGCGCCCTGACCCATTCGGCGCGGGCCATGGATATATCCATGCTGTTGGATTGA
- a CDS encoding biotin--[acetyl-CoA-carboxylase] ligase, translating into MHQKAATILRLFRHQGGLVSGEQLSRELGVSRTAVWKHISTLRAAGYQVEALPSRGYRLVSSPDTLAAEEISVQMNTAVIGRQLINLATTASTNSEAFRLAEEGAAEGTVVTADEQSKGKGRLGRTWSSPPGANLYCSVILRPRIKPFEAPQLTFLSAVAVARAIEQTTDLKPEIKWPNDVLIGGKKVAGLLNEMSAETDGINFVILGIGVNLNMTADQLPGNLRHPATSLFIEGKAKVGRARFTAFLLNELDRLYAGFLDHGFTLVRREWQERCNADGRGVVVSNHGCDDIRGRFAGIDTDGALLVQLPDGMVERILSGDVRVL; encoded by the coding sequence ATGCACCAGAAGGCAGCCACCATCCTGCGGCTTTTCCGTCACCAGGGCGGGCTCGTTTCCGGCGAACAGCTCAGTAGGGAGCTGGGCGTCTCGCGCACCGCGGTCTGGAAACATATCTCGACGCTCAGGGCAGCGGGGTACCAGGTGGAGGCACTCCCCTCCCGCGGATACAGGCTGGTTTCATCGCCAGACACCCTTGCGGCCGAGGAGATCAGCGTACAGATGAACACCGCGGTCATCGGCAGACAGCTCATCAATCTGGCTACAACAGCCTCCACCAATTCCGAGGCATTCCGCCTGGCTGAAGAGGGCGCCGCCGAGGGGACGGTGGTCACGGCCGATGAGCAGAGCAAAGGCAAGGGACGTCTGGGCCGTACCTGGTCCTCTCCGCCGGGAGCCAACCTCTATTGCTCTGTCATCCTGCGCCCCCGGATCAAGCCTTTTGAAGCCCCTCAGCTCACGTTCCTCTCCGCAGTTGCGGTCGCCCGGGCCATCGAGCAGACCACTGATCTGAAGCCGGAGATCAAATGGCCTAACGACGTACTGATCGGCGGCAAGAAGGTGGCCGGCTTGCTCAACGAGATGAGCGCTGAAACGGATGGCATCAATTTCGTCATCCTGGGCATCGGCGTCAACCTGAACATGACGGCCGACCAACTGCCGGGGAACCTGCGCCATCCTGCAACCTCGCTCTTTATCGAAGGGAAGGCCAAGGTCGGTCGGGCTCGTTTCACTGCCTTCCTGTTGAACGAGTTGGATCGTCTCTATGCCGGTTTTCTCGACCACGGTTTCACCCTTGTGCGTCGAGAATGGCAAGAACGCTGCAATGCCGACGGCCGCGGTGTGGTGGTCAGCAATCACGGCTGCGACGACATCAGGGGGCGGTTCGCCGGTATCGATACCGACGGTGCCCTGCTGGTGCAACTCCCGGACGGTATGGTCGAACGAATACTCAGTGGGGATGTGAGGGTGCTCTGA
- a CDS encoding cytochrome c3 family protein has translation MQKNIPAYVLAVILLTAVCAAAVETKDIRFTFKNAAPVVFSHQFHLLKYNNNCRICHNALYDLRSRHHFTMAEMEKTKSCGACHSGVKAFSVATEKDCVKCHKGKTQDKVFKIRGVADAVFGHAAHVSKTGGACKSCHNGKVFGGKGKSVTMAEMEKGKTCGVCHNGTKAFTVAGNCDRCHKGLKPRDITFTVKNGASATFSHSFHTQAFSCKECHTKVFPYKAVVGKSTMADMVKGKSCGACHNGKEAFASSGDCDKCHKGMKPAKIAFKTSAGEAVFSHEFHLQVYKCADCHTKVFPYKAVMGASTMDDMAKGKSCGSCHNGKEAFASSGDCDKCHKGFKPRNITFKTDAGVATFSHDFHIQAYKCADCHTKVFPYKAVTGKTTMADMEKGASCGTCHNKDKDAFSVKDDKFCDKCHKM, from the coding sequence ATGCAGAAGAACATCCCAGCGTATGTCCTCGCGGTTATTCTACTCACAGCCGTCTGCGCCGCTGCAGTCGAAACCAAGGACATCAGGTTCACCTTCAAGAATGCGGCACCGGTAGTATTCAGCCACCAATTCCACCTGCTCAAATATAACAACAACTGTAGGATCTGCCATAACGCTCTCTACGATTTGAGGTCACGTCACCATTTCACCATGGCCGAAATGGAAAAGACCAAGTCCTGCGGTGCCTGCCACAGTGGTGTCAAGGCTTTCAGTGTGGCAACCGAGAAGGATTGTGTCAAATGCCATAAGGGCAAGACTCAGGATAAAGTCTTCAAGATCAGGGGCGTGGCCGACGCAGTCTTCGGCCATGCGGCACACGTCTCCAAGACCGGCGGTGCCTGCAAGAGTTGCCATAACGGCAAGGTCTTCGGCGGTAAAGGCAAAAGCGTTACCATGGCCGAGATGGAGAAGGGTAAGACCTGTGGCGTTTGCCACAACGGCACCAAGGCCTTCACCGTTGCCGGTAACTGCGACCGCTGTCACAAGGGCTTGAAGCCGAGGGACATCACCTTTACCGTCAAAAATGGCGCATCGGCAACCTTCAGCCACTCGTTCCATACCCAGGCATTTTCCTGCAAGGAGTGCCACACTAAGGTTTTCCCCTACAAGGCGGTTGTGGGCAAGTCAACCATGGCTGACATGGTAAAAGGCAAATCATGCGGGGCGTGCCACAATGGCAAGGAGGCCTTCGCCTCAAGCGGCGACTGCGACAAATGCCACAAGGGGATGAAACCGGCCAAGATCGCTTTCAAGACCTCTGCCGGCGAGGCCGTCTTCAGTCACGAGTTCCATCTCCAGGTCTATAAATGTGCTGACTGCCATACCAAGGTTTTCCCTTACAAGGCGGTCATGGGCGCTTCGACCATGGATGATATGGCAAAAGGCAAATCCTGCGGGTCGTGCCACAATGGCAAGGAAGCCTTTGCCTCAAGCGGCGACTGCGACAAGTGCCACAAGGGGTTCAAACCGCGCAATATCACATTCAAGACCGATGCCGGTGTCGCCACCTTCAGCCACGACTTCCATATCCAGGCCTACAAATGTGCGGACTGCCACACCAAGGTCTTCCCTTACAAGGCTGTAACCGGCAAGACAACCATGGCCGACATGGAAAAGGGCGCATCCTGCGGGACCTGCCATAACAAAGACAAAGACGCCTTCTCGGTCAAGGACGACAAGTTCTGCGACAAGTGTCACAAGATGTAG
- a CDS encoding HDOD domain-containing protein has product MDEKRNELKKIIMDTKTLPTLPGVINKLNALSDNDKSSVQEMARIVSSDQVLSARILRLANSPSYGFYRVSTISNAMILLGVNVVKSLALSSSIFEIMEKNSVGLWEHSLGVGVASNMIAAKLGLPECEEIATAGLLHDIGKVIISLKCSEAEEEVRRVINEKRVYMREAEQEVIDTDHAEVGGWLAKSWFLPDKLSEPINCHHNVETSENHRIKTAVVHIADVLIKASGFGDSGDDYVPQIQQAAWDALKLNEQTVTELVEDLEDKLVEVKNFSLELQQNTDAAPN; this is encoded by the coding sequence GTGGACGAAAAACGGAATGAACTGAAAAAAATCATCATGGACACCAAAACGCTCCCCACGCTGCCGGGTGTCATCAATAAACTGAACGCCCTGTCCGATAACGACAAATCCTCGGTGCAGGAGATGGCCCGGATCGTGTCGTCCGACCAAGTGCTGTCGGCACGCATACTCAGGCTGGCCAACTCCCCTTCCTACGGATTCTACCGCGTTTCGACCATCTCCAACGCCATGATCCTTCTGGGGGTCAACGTGGTCAAGAGCCTTGCCCTTTCCTCATCCATTTTCGAGATCATGGAAAAAAACAGCGTCGGCCTCTGGGAGCACTCCCTGGGGGTTGGTGTGGCCTCCAACATGATTGCCGCCAAGCTCGGCCTGCCGGAGTGCGAGGAGATCGCCACCGCCGGGCTTCTGCATGACATCGGCAAGGTCATCATCAGCCTCAAATGCAGTGAAGCGGAGGAAGAGGTCCGGCGTGTCATCAATGAAAAACGGGTCTACATGCGGGAAGCCGAGCAGGAAGTCATTGACACCGATCACGCCGAGGTGGGAGGCTGGCTTGCCAAGAGCTGGTTTTTGCCGGACAAACTGAGCGAGCCGATCAACTGCCATCACAATGTGGAGACATCGGAGAACCACCGCATTAAAACCGCCGTGGTGCATATTGCCGACGTGCTAATCAAGGCCAGCGGCTTTGGCGATAGCGGCGACGACTATGTGCCACAGATCCAACAGGCCGCCTGGGACGCCCTGAAGCTCAATGAACAGACCGTTACCGAACTTGTCGAGGACCTGGAAGACAAGCTGGTAGAGGTCAAAAACTTCAGCCTTGAACTACAGCAGAACACCGATGCTGCCCCCAATTAG